The following proteins come from a genomic window of Polaribacter dokdonensis:
- a CDS encoding Npt1/Npt2 family nucleotide transporter: protein MKKLIYRTFGLRDGEIFISFLMQLYIFLIITVLLIVKPTVNALFVSELGADNLPYGYLLVALTAVITTYFYSKAIRKYSLVKITVLSLIVFSVVFTILGFLLNLDYLNHFILYFYYVFVSLFAVVATSQFWIFANMVFNAREAKRIFGFIGAGAIAGGIFGGYLTSFIASSFGKEYTVFVASILLLVCIPILREVYKLKIRYLNSFKRKQVIANQDRLESSSLKLISKSKHLTYLAIITGIGVIVAKLIDFQFSDFAHKAIPNSDELASFFGFWFSTFNVVALTIQLFFTNKILHKLGVSSSLLVLPLTIGLGGLLFLTFPELWVLIIIKGIDGSFKQSLNKAAVELSIMPIPLQIKNQAKSYIDVAVDSIATGLSGFMLIFFIRKLNLSTSYITVIVLLFVFIWIILIYKLREAYFESFKKNIQKNLSFINAKKEKSKKENNLLDIKNVFEKGDEEEILNMFDRLKGYKFKVLQKPVIQLLQHPSPKVKVAAIDYLDAFNDNNILSEIATLIHDTDETLVYVALDYLLEHSRQKEKTFFNTYLDHEEEYIANGALLALAKQSMSNISIGKYYQLEKRLEQKINEYIVNRESIRKEIVAGLLLSIAYSRMTNHYDFIIEHLHNQKSYITKFATIAAGITSNEIFIKDLLNLLNNKRHRKRAVRALKSYGPRIIDVLLELEKHDDLNSNIKKHIPKIVGAFENEKSLSILEKILRSINSTSRLEATKALRKIRRKNEELTLSKRVIRKQIAKESIYYKKVLACIISLQHLINKDLVDEVNTENQTLYEGRKILSDALELELIKSFSIIFNLLSLLYTEEDIQITFDAIKSKNKEAKINSLELLENLLDSSIRTMVFSILEHEVLDEDHYNTTTMHITILTELELLKTLMKVSGSGVRHSAVNYIKISGDKALIPALLPIKKYRNKIVKQLANDTYLSLKRG, encoded by the coding sequence TTGAAAAAGCTAATTTACAGAACATTTGGATTAAGAGATGGAGAAATTTTCATCTCTTTTTTAATGCAGTTATATATCTTTTTGATTATAACAGTATTACTTATTGTTAAGCCTACTGTAAATGCTTTATTCGTTTCTGAATTAGGTGCAGATAATTTACCTTACGGATATTTGTTAGTAGCTTTAACAGCTGTTATAACTACATATTTCTATAGTAAAGCCATAAGAAAATACTCTTTAGTTAAAATTACTGTATTATCATTAATAGTTTTTAGTGTAGTATTTACAATTCTAGGCTTCCTACTTAATTTAGACTACCTCAATCACTTTATACTGTATTTTTATTACGTGTTTGTATCTCTATTTGCTGTAGTTGCAACATCGCAATTTTGGATTTTTGCAAACATGGTATTTAATGCAAGAGAAGCTAAAAGGATTTTTGGTTTTATTGGTGCAGGAGCAATTGCAGGTGGAATTTTTGGTGGTTATTTAACTAGTTTTATTGCCAGCAGTTTTGGTAAAGAATACACGGTTTTTGTAGCATCGATTTTATTGTTGGTTTGTATACCAATATTAAGAGAGGTTTATAAGCTTAAAATTAGATATCTAAATAGCTTTAAACGAAAGCAAGTAATTGCAAACCAAGATCGTTTGGAAAGTTCATCTTTAAAATTAATTTCGAAATCAAAACACCTTACTTATTTAGCAATAATTACAGGAATAGGAGTAATTGTAGCCAAATTGATCGATTTTCAGTTTAGTGATTTTGCTCATAAAGCTATTCCTAATTCAGATGAATTGGCATCATTTTTTGGGTTTTGGTTTTCTACATTTAACGTGGTTGCATTAACTATTCAGTTATTTTTTACCAATAAAATTTTACACAAATTGGGTGTGTCATCTTCATTATTAGTACTTCCTTTAACTATTGGTTTAGGTGGTTTACTGTTTTTAACTTTTCCAGAATTATGGGTGCTAATTATTATAAAAGGTATAGATGGTAGCTTTAAACAAAGTTTAAATAAAGCAGCTGTAGAGCTTTCAATAATGCCAATTCCATTGCAGATTAAAAACCAAGCTAAGTCTTATATAGATGTTGCTGTAGACAGTATAGCTACTGGTTTGTCTGGCTTTATGCTAATTTTCTTTATCAGAAAGTTAAATTTGAGCACATCATACATTACTGTAATTGTATTGCTTTTTGTGTTTATTTGGATTATACTTATTTATAAACTAAGAGAAGCGTATTTTGAATCTTTCAAGAAAAACATTCAAAAGAATTTATCTTTTATTAATGCTAAAAAAGAAAAGTCTAAGAAAGAGAATAATCTTTTAGACATTAAAAATGTTTTCGAAAAAGGTGATGAAGAAGAGATTTTAAATATGTTCGATCGTTTAAAAGGGTATAAGTTTAAGGTGCTACAGAAACCTGTTATTCAACTTTTACAACATCCATCACCAAAAGTTAAAGTAGCAGCAATAGATTATTTAGATGCTTTTAATGATAATAATATCCTTTCTGAAATTGCTACTTTAATTCATGATACAGACGAAACTTTGGTGTATGTGGCTTTAGATTACTTGTTAGAACATTCTAGACAAAAAGAAAAGACATTTTTTAATACGTACTTAGATCATGAAGAAGAATACATTGCAAATGGAGCATTATTAGCTTTGGCCAAGCAAAGTATGAGTAATATTTCCATTGGTAAATATTATCAATTAGAAAAAAGATTAGAGCAGAAGATAAATGAATACATTGTAAATAGAGAATCTATTCGTAAAGAAATTGTGGCTGGATTGCTATTAAGTATTGCTTATTCTAGAATGACGAATCATTATGATTTTATCATAGAACACTTACATAATCAAAAATCTTATATTACCAAGTTTGCTACAATAGCAGCAGGTATTACTTCTAATGAGATTTTTATAAAAGATTTATTGAATCTTCTAAATAACAAAAGACATAGAAAAAGAGCAGTTAGAGCATTAAAGAGTTATGGACCAAGAATTATAGATGTTTTATTAGAACTAGAAAAACACGATGATTTAAATTCTAATATTAAAAAGCATATTCCTAAAATTGTTGGAGCGTTTGAGAATGAGAAATCTCTTAGTATTTTAGAGAAAATTTTACGAAGTATAAATTCTACAAGTAGGTTAGAGGCAACAAAAGCGCTTAGAAAAATTCGTCGTAAAAATGAGGAACTTACTTTATCTAAAAGAGTAATTCGTAAACAAATTGCTAAAGAAAGCATTTACTACAAAAAGGTTTTAGCTTGTATTATTTCTTTACAACATTTAATAAATAAAGACTTGGTTGATGAAGTAAATACTGAAAATCAAACACTTTATGAAGGTAGAAAGATTTTAAGTGATGCTCTAGAATTGGAGTTAATAAAGTCTTTTTCTATCATCTTTAATTTATTAAGTCTCTTATATACAGAAGAAGATATTCAAATTACGTTTGATGCAATAAAAAGTAAGAATAAAGAAGCCAAAATAAACTCTCTAGAATTACTAGAAAATCTTTTAGATAGTAGTATTAGAACAATGGTTTTTTCAATATTAGAGCATGAAGTTTTAGACGAAGACCATTACAATACAACAACAATGCATATTACTATTTTAACAGAATTAGAACTGTTGAAAACTTTAATGAAAGTAAGTGGTAGTGGAGTAAGACATTCAGCTGTGAATTATATTAAAATCTCAGGAGATAAAGCATTAATACCAGCATTATTACCAATAAAAAAGTATCGTAACAAAATTGTAAAACAACTTGCAAACGATACTTATTTAAGTCTAAAAAGAGGTTAG
- a CDS encoding serine hydrolase has translation MKYLKYKLGLLTLLTFCCILSLKAQNSTDLLDETYIYLQKHYGNTKVDLPITLNRAIKPIHEIEDTDLQVALEKEINRNKTWRRLVKGKQMSVAIVDLSDSTKFRYAGVNDNHMMYAASLPKIAILLAVIDAIDKGELEYTDELKRDLRLMISKSNNRASTRNIDRVGYKKIEQVLRAPKHKLYDEEVGGGLWVGKRYASAGKRYPDPIKGLSHAATTRQVCSFYYQLALGNLISTERSKEMLQIMKKPALHHKFVNTLDKVAPKADVYRKSGSWRNYHSDSALVWGPDRKYIIVALIDYDYGEQTIRDLVIPLEKVLKNSRSL, from the coding sequence ATGAAATATTTAAAATATAAATTAGGTTTATTAACACTACTAACTTTTTGTTGTATTCTGTCTTTAAAAGCGCAGAATTCAACAGATTTATTAGATGAAACTTATATCTATTTGCAAAAACATTATGGTAATACAAAAGTAGATTTACCAATTACGCTTAATAGAGCCATTAAGCCTATTCATGAAATAGAAGATACAGATTTACAGGTTGCTTTAGAGAAAGAAATAAATAGGAATAAAACCTGGAGACGTTTGGTAAAAGGTAAGCAAATGTCTGTGGCAATTGTAGATTTAAGTGATAGCACAAAGTTTAGATATGCAGGTGTGAATGATAATCATATGATGTATGCAGCAAGTTTGCCAAAAATTGCAATTCTTTTGGCAGTTATCGATGCTATTGATAAAGGTGAGTTAGAATACACAGACGAATTAAAAAGAGATTTACGTTTAATGATTAGTAAATCTAACAATAGAGCATCAACTAGAAATATTGATAGAGTTGGGTATAAAAAAATTGAGCAAGTTTTAAGAGCACCAAAACATAAATTGTATGATGAAGAAGTTGGTGGTGGTTTATGGGTTGGTAAAAGATATGCTTCTGCAGGTAAAAGATATCCAGATCCTATAAAAGGATTGAGTCATGCTGCTACAACAAGACAAGTTTGTAGTTTTTATTATCAGTTGGCATTAGGTAATTTAATTAGTACAGAACGTTCTAAGGAAATGCTTCAAATAATGAAAAAGCCAGCTTTGCACCACAAATTTGTTAATACTTTAGATAAAGTAGCACCTAAAGCAGATGTGTATAGAAAATCAGGTTCATGGAGAAATTATCATTCAGATTCAGCTTTGGTTTGGGGACCAGATAGAAAATATATTATTGTGGCTTTAATCGATTACGATTATGGAGAACAAACTATTAGAGATTTGGTAATTCCGTTAGAAAAAGTACTAAAAAATTCACGTTCTTTATAG
- a CDS encoding DinB family protein — MITAIEKNLQKGIKLLQTVSNDDYTNSSIPPYYSTIGCHIRHILDIFSCVFNGLESKTIDFTKRERNEMVESCISEGLRYFDDIITELKQLTKEDLKTEVLLVDNLGLGNVTSKTTLKAVLMQVQSHTTHHYASIGYLIYQLGIELPDSDFGFNPTTPKKVIN, encoded by the coding sequence ATGATAACAGCAATTGAAAAGAATTTACAAAAGGGTATAAAATTATTACAAACAGTTTCTAATGACGATTACACTAATAGTTCTATACCCCCTTATTATTCTACAATTGGCTGTCATATAAGACATATTTTGGATATTTTTTCTTGTGTTTTTAATGGTTTAGAGTCTAAAACTATAGATTTTACAAAAAGAGAAAGAAATGAAATGGTAGAGTCTTGCATTAGTGAAGGCTTACGTTATTTTGATGATATCATCACAGAATTAAAGCAACTTACAAAAGAGGATTTAAAGACAGAAGTTCTTTTGGTTGATAATTTAGGATTAGGTAATGTTACTTCTAAAACAACATTAAAAGCTGTATTAATGCAGGTACAAAGCCATACAACTCATCATTATGCAAGTATTGGTTACTTAATTTATCAATTAGGTATAGAATTACCTGATTCAGATTTTGGTTTCAACCCAACAACTCCCAAAAAGGTTATTAATTAA
- the ettA gene encoding energy-dependent translational throttle protein EttA — translation MSDDKKVIFSMNKVSKTYQSTGKQVLKDIYLSFFYGAKIGILGLNGSGKSTLLKIIAGVEKNFQGDVTFSPGYKVGYLEQEPQLDPEKTVLEVVKEGVAETVAILDEYNKINDMFGLEEVYSDADKMEKLMNQQAELQDKIDAANAWELDTKLEIAMDALRTPDSDKKIGVLSGGEKRRVALCRLLLQEPEILLLDEPTNHLDAESVHWLEHHLAQYKGTVIAVTHDRYFLDNVAGWILELDRGEGIPWKGNYSSWLDQKSNRMAQESKTASKRQKTLERELEWVRQGAKGRQTKQKARLKNYDKLMSQDQKQVDAKLEIYIPNGPRLGTNVIEAEGVSKAFGDKLLYEDLAFNLPQAGIVGIIGPNGAGKTTIFKMIMGEENPDKGTFKVGETAKIAYVDQAHSDINPDKTIWENFSDGQDLVMMGGKQVNSRAYLSRFNFSGSEQNKKVSTLSGGERNRLHLAMTLKEEGNVLLLDEPTNDLDVNTLRALEEGLENFAGCAVVISHDRWFLDRICTHILAFEGDSQVYFFEGSFSDYEENKKKRLGGDLMPKRIKYKKLIR, via the coding sequence ATGAGTGATGATAAGAAAGTAATCTTTTCCATGAATAAGGTTTCAAAAACCTATCAATCAACAGGAAAACAAGTTTTAAAAGATATTTATTTAAGCTTTTTTTATGGAGCCAAAATTGGTATTCTTGGTTTAAATGGTTCAGGTAAATCTACCCTATTAAAAATAATAGCAGGAGTTGAAAAAAACTTTCAAGGAGATGTAACTTTTTCACCTGGCTATAAAGTTGGTTACTTAGAGCAAGAACCACAATTAGATCCAGAAAAAACAGTATTAGAAGTTGTAAAAGAAGGTGTTGCAGAAACTGTGGCCATATTAGATGAATACAACAAAATAAACGATATGTTTGGTTTAGAAGAAGTGTATTCTGATGCTGATAAAATGGAAAAACTAATGAATCAGCAGGCTGAACTTCAAGATAAAATTGATGCAGCCAATGCTTGGGAATTAGATACCAAATTAGAAATAGCAATGGATGCTTTAAGAACCCCAGATTCTGACAAAAAAATTGGTGTACTTTCAGGTGGAGAAAAAAGACGTGTTGCTTTATGTAGATTGCTATTACAAGAGCCAGAAATATTATTATTAGATGAACCTACCAACCATTTAGATGCAGAATCAGTACATTGGTTAGAGCATCATTTAGCACAATATAAAGGAACTGTAATTGCAGTAACTCACGACAGATATTTCTTAGATAATGTTGCTGGTTGGATTTTAGAATTAGATAGAGGAGAAGGTATTCCTTGGAAAGGAAATTACTCTTCTTGGCTAGACCAGAAATCTAACAGAATGGCTCAAGAAAGCAAAACAGCTTCAAAACGTCAAAAGACATTAGAAAGAGAGTTAGAATGGGTTCGTCAAGGAGCAAAAGGTCGTCAAACAAAGCAAAAAGCACGTTTGAAAAATTATGACAAATTAATGAGTCAAGACCAAAAGCAAGTAGATGCAAAATTAGAAATTTACATTCCTAATGGACCACGTTTAGGAACAAATGTAATTGAAGCAGAAGGCGTTTCTAAAGCTTTTGGAGATAAATTATTATATGAAGATTTAGCTTTTAATTTACCACAAGCAGGTATTGTAGGTATTATTGGGCCAAATGGAGCAGGTAAAACTACCATCTTTAAAATGATTATGGGTGAAGAAAACCCAGATAAAGGAACTTTTAAAGTGGGTGAAACAGCTAAAATCGCTTATGTAGATCAAGCTCATTCAGATATTAATCCTGATAAAACAATTTGGGAGAATTTTTCTGATGGACAAGATTTAGTAATGATGGGAGGTAAACAAGTAAATTCTAGAGCTTACTTAAGTAGATTCAATTTTTCTGGAAGCGAACAAAACAAAAAAGTTTCAACACTTTCTGGAGGAGAGAGAAATAGATTGCATTTAGCAATGACTTTAAAAGAAGAAGGAAACGTTTTACTTTTAGATGAGCCAACCAATGATTTAGATGTAAATACGTTAAGAGCATTGGAAGAAGGTTTAGAAAACTTTGCAGGCTGTGCAGTTGTTATTAGTCATGATAGATGGTTCTTAGACAGAATTTGTACTCATATTTTAGCGTTTGAAGGTGATAGCCAAGTTTATTTCTTTGAAGGTTCTTTCTCTGATTATGAAGAAAACAAGAAGAAACGTTTAGGAGGAGATTTAATGCCAAAACGTATTAAGTATAAGAAATTAATTAGATAA
- a CDS encoding CAL67264 family membrane protein: MSMNKNTVLGWATILMILMGVILILMGAYRYEDVAGWGFATVGIGFFCIAWVFNALKGRV, from the coding sequence ATGTCGATGAATAAAAACACCGTTCTTGGTTGGGCTACTATTTTAATGATTTTGATGGGCGTTATTTTAATATTGATGGGCGCTTACAGATATGAAGATGTTGCTGGTTGGGGGTTTGCTACAGTTGGTATAGGCTTTTTCTGTATAGCTTGGGTTTTTAACGCGCTAAAAGGAAGGGTTTAA
- a CDS encoding NADPH-dependent 2,4-dienoyl-CoA reductase, with the protein MKYKHIFEPLDLGFTTLKNRVLMGSMHTGLEEEKNGIDKIAAYYAERARGGVGLIVTGGIAPNIQGWTGPFSARMSSKKHAKHHQKITKAVHAEGGKICMQILHAGRYGYHPFNVAPSAKKSPITPFTPFKLWESGIKRTINDFVNSAKLSKLAGYDGIEIMGSEGYLINQFIAKRTNKRTDNWGGDYENRMRLPIELVKQTREAVGKDFIIIYRLSMLDLVEGGSSWEEIVKLGKAIEAAGATIINTGIGWHESRIPTIATSVPRAAFTWVTKKMKEEIKIPLITSNRINMPETAEKVLAEGHADMISMARPFLADPEWVNKAKAEKSDEINTCIGCNQACLDHVFQRKVASCLVNPRACHETELNYLPTINKKKIAVVGAGPAGLATATISAERGHEVTLFDAASETGGQFNMAKQIPGKEEFYETLRYFNKQIELHNVNLKLETKVSADDLANSDFDEIVLATGIKPRELKIEGSNHSKVLSYIDVLKHKKPVGKRVAVIGAGGIGFDVSEYLSHEGESTAVNVDAWLKEWGIDKTLEARSGIEGITPDFEESPREIFMFKRSKGKFGGNLGKTTGWIHRSTLKKKKVQFIGEVAYNKIDDVGLHYTQNEEQKVLKVDNVVICAGQTPFKELYQPLLDLGKNVHVIGGADFASELDAKRAINQGARLAAKL; encoded by the coding sequence ATGAAGTACAAACACATATTTGAACCATTAGACTTAGGATTTACCACTTTGAAAAATAGAGTACTAATGGGGTCTATGCATACTGGATTAGAAGAAGAAAAAAACGGAATAGATAAGATTGCAGCTTATTATGCAGAACGTGCAAGAGGAGGAGTAGGTTTGATTGTTACAGGAGGAATTGCACCAAATATTCAAGGTTGGACAGGGCCTTTCTCTGCAAGAATGTCTAGTAAAAAACACGCAAAACATCATCAGAAAATAACAAAAGCTGTACATGCAGAAGGAGGAAAAATATGCATGCAAATTTTACATGCTGGTAGATATGGTTATCATCCATTTAATGTTGCACCATCAGCTAAAAAATCACCAATAACACCATTTACTCCATTTAAATTATGGGAATCTGGAATTAAAAGAACCATAAACGATTTTGTGAACTCAGCTAAACTATCGAAACTAGCAGGTTATGATGGAATAGAAATTATGGGTTCTGAAGGGTATTTAATCAATCAATTTATTGCGAAAAGAACCAATAAGAGAACAGATAATTGGGGAGGTGATTATGAAAACAGAATGCGTTTGCCTATTGAATTAGTAAAGCAAACAAGAGAAGCTGTAGGTAAAGATTTTATTATTATCTATAGACTATCTATGTTAGATTTGGTAGAAGGAGGAAGTTCTTGGGAAGAAATTGTAAAATTAGGAAAAGCTATAGAAGCTGCTGGTGCTACAATTATAAATACAGGTATTGGTTGGCATGAATCTAGAATACCAACTATTGCAACCTCAGTGCCTAGAGCTGCTTTTACTTGGGTTACCAAAAAAATGAAAGAAGAAATTAAAATACCTTTAATCACTTCTAATAGAATTAACATGCCAGAAACTGCTGAAAAGGTTTTAGCAGAAGGTCATGCAGATATGATTTCTATGGCTAGGCCATTCTTAGCAGATCCTGAATGGGTAAATAAAGCCAAAGCAGAAAAGAGCGATGAAATAAATACATGTATTGGTTGTAATCAAGCTTGTTTAGATCATGTTTTTCAGAGAAAAGTGGCTAGTTGTTTGGTAAATCCTAGAGCTTGTCATGAAACAGAATTAAATTATTTACCAACTATTAATAAAAAGAAAATTGCAGTAGTTGGTGCTGGTCCTGCAGGCTTAGCTACTGCTACTATTTCTGCTGAAAGAGGGCATGAAGTTACCTTGTTTGATGCTGCATCAGAAACTGGAGGCCAATTTAATATGGCAAAACAAATTCCTGGTAAGGAAGAGTTTTATGAAACGTTAAGATATTTTAATAAACAAATCGAATTGCATAATGTCAATTTGAAATTAGAAACAAAAGTATCTGCAGATGATTTAGCAAATTCAGATTTTGATGAAATTGTACTAGCTACAGGTATTAAGCCTAGAGAACTTAAGATTGAAGGTAGCAATCATTCTAAAGTACTAAGTTATATAGATGTTTTAAAGCACAAAAAACCAGTAGGAAAACGTGTTGCAGTAATTGGTGCAGGAGGTATTGGTTTTGATGTTTCTGAATACCTTTCACATGAAGGCGAATCTACTGCTGTAAATGTTGATGCTTGGTTAAAAGAATGGGGTATAGATAAAACCTTAGAGGCAAGAAGTGGTATAGAAGGTATTACTCCAGATTTTGAAGAATCTCCAAGAGAAATATTTATGTTTAAAAGAAGTAAAGGTAAATTTGGAGGAAATTTAGGTAAAACAACAGGTTGGATTCATAGGTCTACTTTAAAGAAGAAAAAGGTTCAATTTATAGGAGAAGTTGCTTACAATAAAATAGATGATGTTGGTTTGCATTACACCCAAAATGAAGAACAGAAAGTTTTAAAAGTAGATAATGTTGTTATATGTGCAGGTCAAACTCCATTTAAAGAATTATATCAACCACTTTTAGATTTAGGTAAAAATGTGCATGTTATTGGTGGTGCAGACTTTGCAAGTGAATTGGATGCAAAAAGAGCTATCAATCAAGGAGCAAGATTAGCAGCTAAACTTTAA
- a CDS encoding SDR family oxidoreductase, translating into MNLKDKVAIITGASSGIGEASALKLAKEGTKVVLTARSEDKLKKLAKKIEEENGTALVVTADVTKSEEFKNVVTQAKKEFGTVNILVNNAGLMPLSYVEKLKTDEWNTMIDVNIKGVLNGVEAVLPTLIENKGGHIINISSTAAYKYFPGGAVYCATKAAVQMFSEGLRKEISAKHGINVTSIEPGAVDTALFETITDEDIKEELKDMQKMTALQAEDIANAIFYSVNQPSRANINNIHILPSEQQ; encoded by the coding sequence ATGAATTTGAAAGATAAAGTAGCAATTATTACAGGAGCATCAAGTGGAATTGGAGAAGCATCAGCTTTAAAATTGGCCAAAGAAGGTACAAAAGTGGTGTTAACAGCAAGAAGTGAAGATAAACTGAAAAAATTAGCTAAAAAAATTGAAGAGGAAAATGGTACTGCATTAGTAGTAACTGCAGATGTAACAAAAAGTGAAGAATTTAAAAATGTTGTTACACAAGCCAAAAAAGAATTTGGGACCGTAAATATTTTAGTAAATAATGCTGGTTTAATGCCTTTATCTTATGTAGAAAAACTTAAAACAGACGAATGGAATACAATGATTGATGTAAACATTAAAGGTGTTTTAAATGGTGTAGAAGCTGTTTTGCCAACATTGATAGAAAATAAAGGCGGACATATTATTAATATTTCCTCTACTGCAGCTTATAAATATTTTCCTGGAGGAGCTGTATACTGTGCAACTAAAGCAGCAGTGCAAATGTTTTCTGAAGGTTTAAGAAAAGAAATATCTGCTAAACATGGTATTAATGTAACTTCTATAGAACCAGGTGCTGTAGACACTGCTTTGTTTGAAACTATCACAGATGAAGATATCAAAGAAGAATTAAAAGACATGCAAAAAATGACAGCTCTACAAGCTGAAGACATTGCAAATGCAATTTTTTATTCTGTAAATCAACCTAGTAGAGCAAACATTAATAATATTCACATTTTACCTAGTGAACAACAATAA
- a CDS encoding NAD-dependent succinate-semialdehyde dehydrogenase, with amino-acid sequence MTKEKTIITTNPATGEKLETYNYITDSEMNIAIENCHEEFSSWKLVSLKDRADIIKSIGEKLKEYKDELAELMTKEMGKPLSQSKDEVDLCAGICEYTASNGPEELKEDHRKLPKGGKGIVTFSPIGIVYGIQPWNYPSYQVIRYAIVNLMAGNGVLLKHASNVTGTGLLLEKIFVEAGLPENLFKTLLITHDQSDEVIKHKAVRGVTLTGSSGAGRKVGQKATVELKKVVLELGSNDAYIVLEDADLELAVEKCVRGRIYNNGETCIAAKRFVVVDAVYEQFKEAFVKAMKDVKVGNPMDDSYEMGPMAREDLRETLHEQVEESVEKGAEILCGGEITEGKGYYYPVTVLNNVKPGQPAYDDELFGPVASLIKAKDTEDAMRIANDSRFGLGGGIFSKDEEKATKLAQDHFDTGMIFINSFGIANPAMPFGGVKDSGFGREHGGFGIKEFVNVKALTFSE; translated from the coding sequence ATGACTAAAGAAAAAACAATAATTACAACAAATCCTGCAACAGGAGAAAAACTAGAAACTTATAATTATATCACAGATTCTGAAATGAACATTGCTATCGAAAATTGTCATGAGGAGTTTTCAAGTTGGAAGTTAGTTTCATTAAAAGACAGGGCTGATATAATTAAATCGATAGGAGAAAAATTAAAGGAATACAAAGATGAATTAGCTGAGTTAATGACTAAAGAAATGGGTAAACCATTGTCTCAAAGTAAGGATGAAGTAGATTTGTGTGCAGGTATTTGCGAATATACAGCCTCTAATGGCCCAGAAGAATTAAAAGAAGATCATAGAAAATTACCCAAAGGTGGTAAAGGAATTGTAACCTTTTCACCCATTGGAATAGTATATGGAATTCAACCTTGGAACTATCCTTCTTATCAAGTAATTAGATATGCCATTGTAAATTTAATGGCAGGTAATGGAGTATTGTTAAAACATGCCTCGAATGTTACTGGTACAGGTTTATTATTAGAAAAAATCTTTGTAGAAGCTGGTTTACCTGAAAACCTATTTAAAACATTGTTGATTACTCATGATCAATCAGATGAAGTAATTAAACATAAGGCTGTAAGAGGAGTTACTTTAACAGGTAGTTCTGGTGCAGGTAGAAAAGTAGGTCAGAAAGCTACTGTAGAATTGAAAAAAGTAGTTTTAGAATTGGGTAGTAATGATGCATACATTGTTTTAGAAGATGCTGATTTAGAGTTAGCCGTAGAAAAATGTGTAAGAGGTAGAATTTACAATAATGGTGAAACCTGTATTGCTGCAAAACGTTTTGTAGTTGTAGATGCTGTTTATGAACAATTTAAGGAGGCTTTTGTAAAAGCTATGAAAGATGTAAAAGTTGGTAATCCTATGGATGATAGTTATGAAATGGGACCAATGGCTAGAGAAGATTTAAGAGAAACTTTACATGAACAAGTAGAAGAAAGTGTAGAAAAAGGTGCAGAAATTTTATGTGGTGGAGAAATTACAGAAGGTAAAGGATATTATTATCCTGTAACTGTTCTTAATAACGTAAAACCAGGTCAGCCAGCCTATGATGATGAACTTTTTGGACCAGTAGCTTCTTTAATAAAAGCAAAAGACACAGAAGATGCTATGAGAATTGCCAATGATAGTAGATTTGGTTTAGGAGGAGGGATCTTTTCTAAGGATGAAGAAAAAGCAACAAAATTAGCTCAAGATCATTTTGACACTGGTATGATATTTATCAATTCTTTTGGAATTGCAAATCCAGCAATGCCTTTTGGTGGAGTTAAAGATTCTGGTTTTGGTAGAGAACATGGAGGTTTTGGTATTAAGGAGTTCGTAAATGTAAAAGCATTAACATTTAGCGAATAA